The following proteins come from a genomic window of Trifolium pratense cultivar HEN17-A07 linkage group LG4, ARS_RC_1.1, whole genome shotgun sequence:
- the LOC123882178 gene encoding protein YIPF1 homolog isoform X1 translates to MEDSSFTGLPTSHLLGSVPAVIVEEDKTTKHVVPDSKIQIFPPAANGGDRRPGGYQTIGTPTETFEQQPTNNWRGFFSVSSYSQYFDVDTDAVMTRLISSLNPVGGDFFSKIDANPDLYGLIWISTTLVFVLASVGNLATFLMQKHGESSTSWSFDVSYMNTAAWSIYGYAIVVPVAYYFFLQYMGSKASLIRFWCMWGYSLSIFIFSSFLLLIPVEFLRWIITLLTGVASASFVALNLRSYIEGNDLSATIIAAFVLQIGLAVFIKAWFFA, encoded by the exons ATGGAAGATTCTTCTTTCACTGGTTTACCTACTAGCCACTTGCTCGGTTCAGTTCCt gCTGTCATAGTTGAAGAAGATAAAACTACGAAACATGTGG TCCCTGAttcaaaaatacaaatattCCCTCCAGCCGCCAATGGAGGAGACAGAAGACCCGGAGGATATCAAACAATCGGCACTCCTACAG AAACCTTTGAACAACAACCAACAAACAACTGGAGAGGATTTTTTAGTGTCTCATCTTACTCACAGTATTTTGATGTAGATACAGATGCGGTTATGACCAGATTGATAAGTTCCTTAAATCCAGTTGGTGGTGATTTCTTCAGCAAGATAGATGCCAACCCTGATTT ATATGGGCTTATATGGATCTCAACAACATTGGTTTTTGTACTTGCCTCGGTTGGAAATCTTGCCACATTCCTCATGCAAAAACATGGAGAGAGCAGTACCTCATGGAGCTTTGATGTTAGCTATATGAATACAGCTGCATGGTCTATCTATGGTTATGCAATAGTGGTCCCAGTGGCATACTACTTCTTCCTTCAGTACATGGGTTCAAAGGCTAGCCTTATAAGGTTTTGGTGCATGTGGGGATATTCCCTCTCCATTTTCATCTTCTCTTCA TTTTTGTTGTTAATTCCAGTTGAGTTTCTACGGTGGATCATAACACTCCTTACTGGTGTTGCGTCAGCTAGCTTTGTTGCCTTAAACCTCAGGTCTTACATAGAAGGCAATGATCTTTCAGCGACAATTATTGCCGCATTTGTCTTGCAAATAGGTTTGGCAGTCTTCATCAAGGCTTGGTTCTTTGCATAG
- the LOC123882178 gene encoding protein YIPF1 homolog isoform X2: MEDSSFTGLPTSHLLGSVPAVIVEEDKTTKHVAANGGDRRPGGYQTIGTPTETFEQQPTNNWRGFFSVSSYSQYFDVDTDAVMTRLISSLNPVGGDFFSKIDANPDLYGLIWISTTLVFVLASVGNLATFLMQKHGESSTSWSFDVSYMNTAAWSIYGYAIVVPVAYYFFLQYMGSKASLIRFWCMWGYSLSIFIFSSFLLLIPVEFLRWIITLLTGVASASFVALNLRSYIEGNDLSATIIAAFVLQIGLAVFIKAWFFA; encoded by the exons ATGGAAGATTCTTCTTTCACTGGTTTACCTACTAGCCACTTGCTCGGTTCAGTTCCt gCTGTCATAGTTGAAGAAGATAAAACTACGAAACATGTGG CCGCCAATGGAGGAGACAGAAGACCCGGAGGATATCAAACAATCGGCACTCCTACAG AAACCTTTGAACAACAACCAACAAACAACTGGAGAGGATTTTTTAGTGTCTCATCTTACTCACAGTATTTTGATGTAGATACAGATGCGGTTATGACCAGATTGATAAGTTCCTTAAATCCAGTTGGTGGTGATTTCTTCAGCAAGATAGATGCCAACCCTGATTT ATATGGGCTTATATGGATCTCAACAACATTGGTTTTTGTACTTGCCTCGGTTGGAAATCTTGCCACATTCCTCATGCAAAAACATGGAGAGAGCAGTACCTCATGGAGCTTTGATGTTAGCTATATGAATACAGCTGCATGGTCTATCTATGGTTATGCAATAGTGGTCCCAGTGGCATACTACTTCTTCCTTCAGTACATGGGTTCAAAGGCTAGCCTTATAAGGTTTTGGTGCATGTGGGGATATTCCCTCTCCATTTTCATCTTCTCTTCA TTTTTGTTGTTAATTCCAGTTGAGTTTCTACGGTGGATCATAACACTCCTTACTGGTGTTGCGTCAGCTAGCTTTGTTGCCTTAAACCTCAGGTCTTACATAGAAGGCAATGATCTTTCAGCGACAATTATTGCCGCATTTGTCTTGCAAATAGGTTTGGCAGTCTTCATCAAGGCTTGGTTCTTTGCATAG
- the LOC123882180 gene encoding leghemoglobin 2 yields the protein MGYTEKQESLVNTSWESFKQNLSGNSVLFYTIILEKAPAAKDLFSFLKGTAGVQDSPKLQAHAEKVFGLVRDSAGQLRATGTVVLGDATLGAIHIQKGVVDPHFVVVKEALLKTIKESSGDKWSDELSTAWEVAYDALAAAIKKAMS from the exons atGGGCTACACTGAGAAGCAGGAGAGTTTGGTGAATACCTCATGGGAATCATTCAAACAAAACCTTTCCGGCAATAGTGTTTTGTTCTACACTAT TATATTAGAGAAAGCTCCTGCAGCAAAAGATCTGTTCTCTTTTCTTAAGGGCACAGCTGGAGTACAAGATAGTCCTAAACTCCAGGCTCATGCTGAAAAAGTTTTTGGATTG GTACGCGATTCAGCTGGTCAACTCCGAGCAACAGGAACTGTAGTTTTGGGAGATGCTACATTGGGTGCTATCCACATTCAAAAAGGAGTTGTTGATCCTCATTTTGTG GTAGTTAAAGAAGCTTTGCTAAAAACGATCAAGGAATCATCAGGAGACAAATGGAGCGACGAATTGAGCACCGCATGGGAAGTAGCTTATGATGCATTAGCAGCTGCAATTAAGAAAGCAATGAGTTAA